The sequence GAAGGGGATTAGCGAGAGGACCCTCGCGGAGGTCCTGAGTCCCAGTCGGTTTATTCCTGAGCCTTCCCTTCCCATCATAAGTTCTTCCCTCCACCCCCCATTTTGTACTGcaataatactgtattatatgCTTGCACTATTCCCCGACCCTGGCCAGCGGAAGCATGCACGAAAaactcaaaaccacacacacgctcacacgcacacacacgcacacgaaAATGGGacgctttttttcttcctctctctctccggGGTGCGTCCTCCTTAGTGTACATAGCGGCGTCGGGGGGTGGCCCCAGGCCCGGGTAGAAAAGCATGCACTGAGCCCCCCGCCCCTAGACTGCGAGTACTGTACAAATCCAACACTTGAAACCGACACGCACACGCGCGGCGCCGCCACGGGGGTGGGACACGGACACGCACCCACGCGCACACGGCCGCGCACGGGCGGGGAGGGGGCGCCCCGCCGTCACGCGTCGCTGTGCGAGGGATCTTGTGCCTTTTTAAGTCCCTGTATGTTAATGCAGACAATCCGGAGAGCTTGTGTACTACCAAATCCTGATTAAAGACGCCTTCCAGGAACCTGCGCCTCCGCCTGCTTTCTTtcacccttccccttcctttcccagcTCTCAGTGTAGACCCTGGCTCTGAGGTTGCCGGgctgggcagagggcagggcctAGTCTGTTGCTGACTCTAGGACTGAGGGGTGGGCAAGTTCCGGGTCAGTGGATGAGCTTCGTCCACACCTTAGCCAGGCAGCTGGGTGAGGAGGGCACCCCAAAGGTTTGGGCCTAGTTGGATTTGAGTCACCCTTGCCCTGCTGGCAGTCTCCTTTCACTGAATGCgtggggagggaaggggtgaGTGGACTCTGGTCTCTGGGACTCAACTCCAAATTGCCAACTTCCAGGTGGGGATGGAGGGTGTGTAGAAGTAGGGGGCTGGGCCCACCAGGCCCAGTGATCAGTTCTCTATGGGATCAGGCTTTTGAGACCAAGTGTCTGGTGGGACTAGAAAGCTAGGATGCCACAGGCCTGTGCGAGGACACTGCACTGAGGAGCCTCCCCCTGGCCCTCTGCTACGATGGGCGATCTGAGAGATATGGGAGATGCAGCCTTGGCCTTGGGGGTGCCAGGGTGGGGGTGGCCCGCCGAGGAGGGACACTGGAGCATGGACTGTGAGAGCCTGGGATTGGGGGTGCAGGGATGGAACATGGGTTGAAGGAGAACTCAGTCAGTGGGAGGGCTGGGCCactaagaaggaaataatggcAGACTTCTGAGActggagagagaggggaaaggtgAGGAGGACAATGTAAAAGAGGAAGGCCCCCCCATACCTCCACCTCATCCCCGCACACTGCCAAACAGAAAGGCAAAGGGGCAAGCTCCAGCTGCATTCCCAAAGCCCTGGGGCATTTAGAAGACGCCCCCCACAGGCTGTCAGCTCCTCGCCCTGGGGCAGGCAAGGGTGGGTTTTGGACACAGAGATGTGGGGTCAAGTGTGTGCTGTTCTGCACAGACCTAGAGTAGGTGGCCGTGTTCCCAGGTCATCTTACCCCTTCCACTACCTTCCCCTTCCCCGGCACTCctgggtgtggggtggagtggaggagGGCTCTTGGCTTGGCAGAGACGTTTGGAGAGTGGTGGCGCAGACAGACAAATGCAGGTGAAGGGTCTGGGAGAGGCGGTGCTGAGTGCGGAGCTGACAGAGGTGATGAGGGCACATCTCATCTCCTCGCAGGTGGAGCAGGGGCATTGGGGGTGCTTCTTCCCTAGTGGAGGAGAGGAGGTGGGAGGCATGCACAAGGCAGTTtctgagagaggaggaggaactgCTGTGAGAGGCACAAGCCCCCCACCTCAGCATGGGAGGACTGGGGAGCCAGGGCTCACCCTCCTGCTTTCGCCACACATTGCCTCCCAGCCCCGCATCTTCGACTTTGGGACCGTGGGCCGGGGTGCAGTGCCTGAAGTCTGGGGCTGGCTGGGGTCCAGGCAGGCATGGCTCCATGCACCCTGTGTGGGGATTAAGGATGGGGCTATGTGGAGCCCCGTCTCCAGTGTCGGTGTCAGAGAAGTTTCCCCAAGGGCATGAGAGCCCAGTTTTGTTGGTGACAATTGAAGATCAGAGTCTGGTCCATCCTCTCCCTTCACTTTTCCTCCTGACTGGAGTAAACATGGACTTGGGCTGGGCTCTGGAGCTGGTGAGGCCTAGCCCTCTAGATGAGGCACAGTGCatggaggggaggggctggggctttCATTCTCTCTGAGGGTATCAGTTTGATTGGcctgtcctcctcctctccccacagcCCAACCCTTACCACATATGCCTTTGGCTGAACTCTGAATCACTAAGGAACTTTAAAACAGCCAGATTTCTGGGCCTCTTCTTTGACCTACAGAATCTGGGGGTAGGATCCAggactgtgtatttttaaaaagcaactctgGACAATGCTGTGCCAAGCCAGGCCTGGGAACCACAATAAGCAGATTAGAATCATAAAGGTTGCTGCCCTGAGAAGGAAGCAAGAAGGTGTGAATTTTGTCAGACAGCTAAAGGGCCAGGCACACTGACGGTGTCTGTGGATCACTGGCTGAGTGAATGAACTCAAGATCAAATGGGCAAATGGATGAATAATTCACTGGGCATCCAGGAGAGCAGGGAGAGGGTTAGGCTACTCTCTGAGGAGGGAGGAATTTGAGCCCAGGCTCTGCCCCTCCCCAGCACACAGCCAGATGGGGGAAGGGCAGAGGGACTTTGAAACCGAAAAGCCAGCATGCCTAGGTTGGTGTGGGGGTGGCAGTGATCCTTAGGGCAAAGTTGTCCTCACCCTGAGATTCAGGGCTCTTCCTCCCAAAAGGCAGAGGGTTCCAGGTGTCTCCATGTGGGACTGAGTGGGAGACACTGGAAAGAGTTTTGGGTCCTGGGCCACCCTGGTAGATGTGCTTCATAACCTGGACCAATGCCCAAATCCAtgcccctctctgtgcctcagtttcccagtctGATTTTATGACTGAtcattgatttccatttctcattcctcctCTCTCCCAGGTAATAGGAGGGGAGGGcttggaggcaggagaaagggTTCCACCTACAACCATCCAATGtgagcactgtgtgtgtgtgtgttgcggggGGATCCCATCCTCTACATGGGGCCTTTTCAGAGAGATCCAGGGCCTGGCCAGAGAGCAAAGGAAAGGGTGTCTCTAACCAAGGTGCCAGGGATTAGAGAGGGACAATAGGCAAAGGTTCTGAGGAGAATGGGTGGCCTGGTGGAGTTAAAGGCCATCCCTACTGGCTAGGATGTGTCTGGTGCCAGTTGGGTGAGTTCAAAGGTGGTTGGGAGAGAGACATGCTCAgagctctctgtctgtctgcctgtccctGACTCTCAGTGCCAGCACCCACCCACCCCATGGTCCCCACTCACCCGGGTGCTTACAGCAGCCCCTCCACCTCTACCCAGCCATTTTCTCTAGCCATAACATTGGTGACTGGCAAAGGGTCCCAGCACAAGGCCTGGCACAGAGTTGGTGCTTAgtgtttgctaaatgaatgaatggattaataaGAACGAATATTGTGTAGAAAAAGTAAATTCTTCTGGACACTTCCAGCCTATATGTGGAGGGGacaaagttttttgttgttgttgtgttttttgagacagtgtggctctgttgcccaggctggagtgcagtggtgcgatcacagctcactgcagctttgatctcctcagcctcttgagtagctgggaccacaggagtgcgtaaccacacccagctaatttttgtgtttttagtgaaaacagggttttgccatgttccccaggctgaggGGACCCTAGCAACCCTGTTTGAGCCAGGTagggagctttctgagaaagctttctAAGAAAACTTTCTAACTAAGAAAAGTTTTCTAAGAAAGTTCCCTACCTGGCCCAAACAGGGTTGCTGGGGTCCTGCTGGAATCTGAAGCTATCTTGGCCCAAACAGGGTTGCTGGGGTCCTGCTGGAATCTGAAGCTATCTTCTTGCATCACCCCCACCAAATCCTCACTGATGGTCTGATTACAGGGAAGATCATGGCAGTTGGGAAGGGGAGCAGCCACAGCCCTGGACAGATCCTCAGCCTTGGAGGTCTCCGCCTTCCTCTCCACCAGGCTTTGTGCTATTTGCATGGAGGCTTTGGCTGGCAGAGCCCCCTCCTTTCCCCACACTCTATTCCCCATAGGTGTGGCATCCAGGCTTttctggggttggggagggggccAATGACCTCCAAACCAAGGCGAGCAGAgcaggaggtgggaggaaggggtgggagagagctaacatttactgagcaactGCTATATGCCTTTGCTTATATGACCTCATTTATGATCACAGCCTTTGTGGAATGTGCATATCCCCACTTAGTTTCcttatatagagaaaataagGACAATCTCTATCTTGTTCATACTTGATCCACAGATTCTTAGACTATAACATGGTGACCAGGACAAGAGACATTCAAAGACCACTtcttgaaggaatgaatgaagaaaccCTCAGGGATCTCTGTGTATCAGGAGAGGGAACCCTATAAATACATGCATGTAGAACAATAGGTGGGAGATTCTCTCACGGAAGGATGTGGAAAACAAGTAGAAAAGGGAGAGTAAGTAAATCTGCTTGGTGGGTGGACAGGAAAGTTGACAGGAAGGCTTTGTCTCTTCTTTGCTAAGACCAGGAGCTGTTTGAGCTGGTTTTGAAGGAAGGGTAGCAAGTTATCATGTGCAGAGAGGAGGTGAGAAGAACCCCCAGGTGGAGGAAACTGCCTGGGCTAAGTGTGAGCTGGAAGATGCACTTAGGAACTTCTGGAAGCATCGGAATGGGTGGAGTGTAGGCAGGGGCAGGGGACCGAGGGTGTGGCAATAAGTGAGGCCAGAGCAGCAGGTAGGAGCCAGGTCACAGGGTTGGGTGGGGGGATTCATGGGCCAAGTCAAAGATCTGAACTGtcttaggccgggtgtggtggctcatgcctgtaatcccagcactctgggaggccgaagcgggtggatcacctgaggtcaggagtttgagatcagcctggccaacatggcgaaaccctgtctctactaagaatacaaaaaaaaattagtcgggcgtggtagcgggcacatgtaatcccagctactagggaggctgaggcaggagaatcacttgaacccgggaggcagaggttgcagtgagctgagatcgtgccactgcactccagcctgggcaacagagcagggctccatattaaaaaaaaaaaaaaaaaagatctgaactGTCTCCCTAAGGACTGTGGCAGCCACAGCAGATCTGAAGCAGAGAGAGATGGAATCAGATTAAGTTTCAGGAAGATCACTCAGGCAGATGTAAAAAGGATGGATGGCAGCGCAGAATGGAGAGAACAGGCCGGTGGCTGGCGAACCACCAGGAAAGGCAAGGCTGTGCTCGTGGGCCTGGGGTAGCAGACACAGAAAGGTTTAAGAAGGATGCTTGGCAGGACTCCTTGGCAGCGTGGATAGGCAGGAAAGTGGGGAGGCAGGATATCCCCGGGGCTTCTGGTCTGGATGGGCTGTGTTCTGCTAGCTCAGGAAGACAGAAGCCCAGTGTGTTCGAAAACGCTAGCAAAGTGCTGGACATTGTCAGCACCGTCCCACCATGGAACAAAGCTGTGTCAGCCCTGATGGGCCCGGGGCATTGCGGGTGCCTGGGGATGTCTGTGTATTGAACAGGGTGGAGCTAGAGTGAAGGAGACACAGCAGCTAGAGTGAAGGACACCGAGGTCCTGACCAGGTGGTCAGACCTTTCTAGTCTGGAAGGAAGGAGGCTAAGGGGGACATGGCAAGAGTCTAGAAAACCAAGAACTGGTTTGTCCATCACATTGCCAAGGGCTCTGCACCAAGGTTTGAAGAGGAAAACGGAATGGAGCTCAAGTATACCTGTCGAGGGCTGGACAAATTCCTGGCTGAGAGGATGGATTGGAGGTCAAGGGGCCCAGCCTGCACTTTTAAGGGTAGAGGACAGCCCCGCCTTTGCCCTTGTCCAGCACAGGATCTAGTGGCCCTGGGCAGCCAGCTCTCTGGCCACAGAGAAACTGCACACCCTGAGGTGGTACTGAGGGCATCTAGGAGCCAGCCCGGCACAGCCCATCCAGGAAGTGGTGCAGATACTTGCCACCCGTCTCTGGACctggctttctcatctgtaaaaggaaggGCTGATCTGCCTGGTGGTCGTGGTTCCTTccagttttcattttctgttattgTTGCTGACTTGGGTGCAGGATGCACATGGCGATAAGAGGGGCTGGGGACATggagaggctgggaggcagaaagGCCACCAGGATCAGGGCCTGGGACTTCAGGGGACCTAGAGCATGGACAGTCATTCATCAGAGGTTTGCTGAGCACTCACTAGGCGCCAGAGACCATTCTAGGCCCTGAGGACagagcagtgaacaagacagacccAGTGCCTGTGCTTACCTTTATGGAGCTCACACTCTGGTAGACAACCTGGGCCTGTGAGTCTCCTAGCTTGTGGGTGCAGTTGAAGTCTTCCTGGGCCCAGGAGGGTGGGTGACCTCAGAGGGTCCCTGTGTGTGCCCCTTGCAGGTGTTCTCCGTGGTGCCCCCATTTGAGGTGAATGGCCTCCCACGAGCTGTGCCTCTGAGTCTGCCCTACCAGGACTTCAAAAGAGACCTCTCCGATTACCGAGAACGGGCGCGGTTGCTCAACAGGGTCCGGAGGGTGGGCTTCTCGCACATGCTGCTCACCACCCCCCAGGTCCCACTGGCTCCTGTTCAGCCTCAGGCTaatgggaaggaggaagaggaggaggaggaggaagatgaggaagaggaagaagaggatgaggaagaagaggaagaggaagaggaagaggatgaggaagaagaggaggaggaggaggaagaggaggaggaggaggctgcagcgGCAGTTGCCCTGGGGGAGGTGCTGGGGCCTCGTAGTGGCTCCAGCAGTGAGGGGAGTGAGAGGAGCACCGACCGGAGCCAGGAGGGCGCCCCGTCCACGCTGCTGGCAGACGATCAGAAGGAATCCAGGGGCCGGGCCTCCATGGCCGATGGGGACCTGGAGCCTGAGGAGGGCTCCAAAACGCTGGTGCTTGTCTCTCCTGGCGACATGAAGAAGTCGCCCGTCACTGCCGAACTGGCCCCCGACCCCGACCTGGGCACCCTGGCTGCCCTCACTCCTCAGCATGAGCGGCCccagcccacaggcagccagCTGGATGTATCTGAGCCAGGCACCCTGTCCTCTGTCCTCAAGTCTGAGCCCAAGCCCCCGGCgcctggggcagggctgggggccgGGACAGTGACCACAGGGGCCGGGGGCGTGGCAGTCACCTCCTCACCCTTCACCAAAGTTGAGAGGACCTTTGTGCACATTGCGGAGAAAACCCACCTCAACGTCATGTCTTCCGGTGGACAAGCCTTGCGGTCTGAGGAGTTCAGCGCTGGGGGCGAGCTGGGTCTGGAGCTGGCCTCTGATGGGGGTGCTGTGGAGGAGGGGGCCCGAGCGCCCCTGGAGAACGGCCTCGCCTTGTCAGGGCTGAATGGGGCCGAGATAGACGGCTCTGCCCTGTCTGGGGCCCCCCGGGAAACCCCCTCAGAGATGGCCACAAACTCACTGCCCAATGGCCCGGCCCTTGCAGACGGGCCAGCCCCGGTGTCCCCGCTGGAGCCAAGTCCTGAGAAAGTGGCCACCATCTCCCCCAGACGCCATGCTATGCCAGGCTCTCGCCCCAGAAGCCGTATCCCTGTCCTGCTATCTGAGGAGGACACGGGCTCGGAGCCCTCAGGCTCACTGTCGGCCAAAGAGCGGTGGAACAAGCGGGCTCGGCCGCAGCAGGACCTGGCGCGGCTGGTGATGGAGAAGAGGCAGGGCCGCCTGCTGTTGCGGCTGGCCTCAGGGGCCTCGTCCTCCTCCAGTGAGGAGCAGCGCCGTGCCTCTGAGACCCTCTCAGGCACGGGCTCTGAGGAGGACACGCCCGCCTCTGAGCCAGCAGCGGCCTTGCCCAGGAAGGCCGGGAGGGCAGCCGCCACCAGGAGCCGGATTCCCCGCCCCATTGGCCTCCGCGTGCCCATGCCTGTTGCAGCCCAGCAGCCCCCCAGCAGATCCCATGGCGCGGCCGCAGCATCGGACACAGCCATCACCAGCAGGTGAGAAACTGCTGCCAGCCCCAGGGTGGGCAGAGGGTGGCCACAGGCCTCCACCAGCAGGGGCTTCTCCAGAACCAAGGTCAGGGGCTATGGAAGATCAGGAGGGACCCTCAGTGACACCTCCTGTCCAGCACCTCCCAACTGTGCTCTGCCTCACTCTGATTTGGGTTCCAGCCCTGTCACTGGGCTCGGGGAAGTGGCTTCAGTAAGCATGTGTGGAAAGGGTGCCGGAGACGCCAGGCTTAGGAAAAGCTGATGGGGGCTAGTGGGTCCACACACAGCCTCTGGTATGCCATGGGGCATTGGAAGCCAAAGGATAAAGCCCAGTGCTTTGACTCCTTGGGAGAAAACattatttcatattaatataaacataGGTATATTCTAGATTAGAATGCAAAATCCATGagaattttaaagatgaaatgagGACCCCAAAGAAAGCCAGCAGCAGGCTCTTCCAGAAAGCCAGCAGCAGGCTCTTCCAGCAGCAGCCTGGAAGCGTGTGGCCCCTCGAGGTCCTGCCCTGGAGGACAGAGAGCcaggcctcagtttacccatctgtGCCATGGTCTTAGTCTCAGCTCTGAGGATGCCGGACCCCAGTGCTCAGTGCCCAGGAGGATTCTGAAATATTTctccttgttttgtttctttgccctcttcttttctccttccttctgctctcAAGCAGGCTCCAGCTGCAGACGCCCCCAGGGTCGGCCACTGCTGCTGACCTCCGCCCTAAACAACCTTCTGGCCGCGGCCTGGGCCCAGGGCGAGCCCAAGCCGGAGCCAGGCCCCCAGCGCCGCGCAGCTCGCGCCTCCCCGCGTCCACATCCGCCGCGCGCAATGCCAGCGCGTCCCCCCGGAGCCAGTCCCTGTCCCGCAGAGAGAGCCCCTCCCCCTCGCACCAGGCCCGGCCCGGGGTCCCCCCGCCCCGGGGCGTCCCGCCGGCCCGGGCCCAGCCTGATGGCACCCCCTCCCCTGGGGGCTCCAAGAAAGGACCCAGAGGGAAACTCCAGGCTCAGCGCGCAACAACCAAAGGCCGGGCAGGAGGCGCAGAGGGCCGGGCGGGGGCCAGATAATGACGCCCGCGGCTCTCCGCggtcccccaccctcaccccggCCCCCCACCCGCAGCCGGCCACACTGGAGCAGCTCCCAGCACAGCCTTACGCGCCCGACGCGCGCCACCCGCGGCCCCAGCTTTCCGCCTGCACCCGCGAGGACGCGCGCGAGCACACGCGGCGCCCTGCCAGGCCTTAGGGCCGGTGGGGGACGCGGCCCTGCGCCGCAGGGAGGGTCTGCCTCCCCTTCCTCGCCCTGTGTCCTCTCATCCTCCTGCCGCCCGTCAGGCCGGCCAGCCTCACATCAGTCTCTCCGCCCCGGGGAAGGCTCAGCCACTTTTCATTGAGGACTCCACTTCTGGGGACGCCTGGTTCGTTCGCCCACCAGGCTTAGGCTACTCTCCATGCTCCcccagcaacctctgcctacaCCTCCTGCGGCGCCTTGCCCTCCTCCGACCCCTTTCCAGCCAAAGTCCCCCCACCCCTTCAGAGAAGCAGCCTCAAATTCCAGAAGTGGAGGCTCCAGCCTCCCCACGAGGGTTCAACCCCACAGTCTTCTGGGAGCCATTGTGGCCAGGGACGGCCTCTGGACTGCCAGGCTGGGGTTGGGGACCCAGGGAACATCGGTCTACTCAGGTGTGAGGGGGCAGGTCTAACCTGCCCCAAAGTTGGCTCCATCCTGGACAACTCGGTGAGAGGCAGTGGGCAAGTGATCTTGGAGATGGGTGGGCAGGTGATTCTGTGGGCAGGGGATGTGCTCCCCTGCACCTCTGGGGTGCAGAAACCTCTTGCCTCCTAAATTTGGGTGGGGCCTCTGTGGGAACCATAGGAGGTGTGTGGGCTGCCTTCCTGGGCAAGTATTTCCCAGTGGGAAGTTGGAAGGGGCTTTAACAAAGTTTTACTCCCTCCCCTGTTCCCCTGATCTAGTGCTCAGGACCCCTCACCATCAGGAATTCCTTCCTGTCATCTAACCTCAGTCCTGCTTACTGCAGTTCCAGCCAACCTGCTCTTTCCTGAGTTCAGTGCAGGTGGAGAGTGGCTGGTTACCATCTTTGCGCTGGCCCTTCGGAGATTCGGGGACTCAGTTCTGGTGGGGTCACCCTCCCTGTCCTCCCGcctgtgggagggagggagggctggcTCAGGCATCATCTCCCGCAATGGGCAGAGGGAGCAGAGACAGGTGGACCAACAGACAGCTGGCCCCTGGAGGCAGAAAGGCCCTTCTAACTTCCAGATTGTATGCTTGAGTGATGGGTCCCCAGCCCAAGCCCACTCTTCCCTCAGCTCACCCTTCAGCCTGTTCCTTCTTGCCCCAACCCCAGCCCGTGCAGCTGCTCTACTCCAGGAATGGATGTGGGGACTCTTCCTGGGTTCTGGCTCCTGCATAGCTCAACCCACCTCATCATGAGCCTCGACTGCCTACATCTGGGGCAAGCAGCACACCGGCTGCAGATGGGACAGCCAGCCCTGCCTATCTGGACAGGCCCCTGCAGCCTCTGTCCCCTGGCCTAGGCTCTCTGTCCTTCCCTGAGTCACAGAGAGCAAGCCAAGACAtccagggaaagaggaagaaaggcctTAGTGTGCCCCAGCAGTCTGGCTGCATCTAGCCACTATCACCCGGAAGGATGCCCACAAGGCAGCTGATCCTGAAAGCAGCCTCCCCCTCATGGAGAGTCAGCAGCTTGGGCAGCCACTTCCAGGCCAGGGTGGTGGCTTCTCTGCAGACCAGCTGAGGGGAGGACTCCTGGGTGGACAGCCTTTGATGTCCACCCCACGCTGATGCAGAAGCTCCCAGAACACTCAGGAAACTTCTCCGGACAGAGCCCTCCTTGTCAACTTGAGGCCCTCCCGAGGCCCTCTACTGCCCTCTGGGTCCAGCAGAGGGAGTGGAGGAAGGGCCACTGCCTCCCACCTAGAGCTTCTCGGAATGACAATCAGCTCGTGCCAGGTGGGGACCAGGGCATGACTCCTGGTGCCCAGGCCCTGGGCCTGCTCCTTGCCACCAACCGAACCGTGAATGTAGGGCCCCCAGCCTCACCTCTGCCCCAGGACCAACAACACCCTGGTTTGGAGCTGGGAGGAAGAGGGGGGCCTGAGAGAGCCCCAGGTCCGTTCTACCCCCAGCTTCACTCAGCACTGGAGCTGGCAGAGACGCGAAACCCAGTCTGCCCTTGGGATTCCAAACC is a genomic window of Pongo pygmaeus isolate AG05252 chromosome 5, NHGRI_mPonPyg2-v2.0_pri, whole genome shotgun sequence containing:
- the TTBK1 gene encoding tau-tubulin kinase 1 isoform X2 produces the protein MQCLAAALKDETNMSGGGEQADILPANYVVKDRWKVLKKIGGGGFGEIYEAMDLLTRENVALKVESAQQPKQVLKMEVAVLKKLQGKDHVCRFIGCGRNEKFNYVVMQLQGRNLADLRRSQPRGTFTLSTTLRLGKQILESIEAIHSVGFLHRDIKPSNFAMGRLPSTYRKCYMLDFGLARQYTNTTGDVRPPRNVAGFRGTVRYASVNAHKNREMGRHDDLWSLFYMLVEFAVGQLPWRKIKDKEQVGMIKEKYEHRMLLKHMPSEFHLFLDHIASLDYFTKPDYQLIMSVFENSMKERGIAENEAFDWEKAGTDALLSTSTSTPPQQNTRQTAAMFGVVNVTPVPGDLLRENTEDVLQGEHLSDQENAPPILPGRPSEGLGPSPHLVPHPGGPEAEVWEETDVNRNKLRINIGKSPCVEEEQSRGMGVPSSPVRAPPDSPTTPVRSLRYRRVNSPESERLSTADGRVELPERRSRMDLPGSPSRQACSSQPAQMLSVDTGHADRQASGRMDVSASVEQEALSNAFRSVPLAEEEDFDSKEWVIIDKETELKDFPPGAEPSTSGTTDEEPEELRPLPEEGEERRRLGAEPTVRPRGRSMQALAEEDLQHLPPQPLPPQLSQADGRSETSQPPTPGSPSHSPLHSGPRPRRRESDPTGPQRQVFSVVPPFEVNGLPRAVPLSLPYQDFKRDLSDYRERARLLNRVRRVGFSHMLLTTPQVPLAPVQPQANGKEEEEEEEEDEEEEEEDEEEEEEEEEEDEEEEEEEEEEEEEEAAAAVALGEVLGPRSGSSSEGSERSTDRSQEGAPSTLLADDQKESRGRASMADGDLEPEEGSKTLVLVSPGDMKKSPVTAELAPDPDLGTLAALTPQHERPQPTGSQLDVSEPGTLSSVLKSEPKPPAPGAGLGAGTVTTGAGGVAVTSSPFTKVERTFVHIAEKTHLNVMSSGGQALRSEEFSAGGELGLELASDGGAVEEGARAPLENGLALSGLNGAEIDGSALSGAPRETPSEMATNSLPNGPALADGPAPVSPLEPSPEKVATISPRRHAMPGSRPRSRIPVLLSEEDTGSEPSGSLSAKERWNKRARPQQDLARLVMEKRQGRLLLRLASGASSSSSEEQRRASETLSGTGSEEDTPASEPAAALPRKAGRAAATRSRIPRPIGLRVPMPVAAQQPPSRSHGAAAASDTAITSRLQLQTPPGSATAADLRPKQPSGRGLGPGRAQAGARPPAPRSSRLPASTSAARNASASPRSQSLSRRESPSPSHQARPGVPPPRGVPPARAQPDGTPSPGGSKKGPRGKLQAQRATTKGRAGGAEGRAGAR
- the TTBK1 gene encoding tau-tubulin kinase 1 isoform X1, which gives rise to MQCLAAALKDETNMSGGGEQADILPANYVVKDRWKVLKKIGGGGFGEIYEAMDLLTRENVALKVESAQQPKQVLKMEVAVLKKLQGKDHVCRFIGCGRNEKFNYVVMQLQGRNLADLRRSQPRGTFTLSTTLRLGKQILESIEAIHSVGFLHRDIKPSNFAMGRLPSTYRKCYMLDFGLARQYTNTTGDVRPPRNVAGFRGTVRYASVNAHKNREMGRHDDLWSLFYMLVEFAVGQLPWRKIKDKEQVGMIKEKYEHRMLLKHMPSEFHLFLDHIASLDYFTKPDYQLIMSVFENSMKERGIAENEAFDWEKAGTDALLSTSTSTPPQQNTRQTAAMFGVVNVTPVPGDLLRENTEDVLQGEHLSDQENAPPILPGRPSEGLGPSPHLVPHPGGPEAEVWEETDVNRNKLRINIGKSPCVEEEQSRGMGVPSSPVRAPPDSPTTPVRSLRYRRVNSPESERLSTADGRVELPERRSRMDLPGSPSRQACSSQPAQMLSVDTGHADRQASGRMDVSASVEQEALSNAFRSVPLAEEEDFDSKEWVIIDKETELKDFPPGAEPSTSGTTDEEPEELRPLPEEGEERRRLGAEPTVRPRGRSMQALAEEDLQHLPPQPLPPQLSQADGRSETSQPPTPGSPSHSPLHSGPRPRRRESDPTGPQRQVFSVVPPFEVNGLPRAVPLSLPYQDFKRDLSDYRERARLLNRVRRVGFSHMLLTTPQVPLAPVQPQANGKEEEEEEEEDEEEEEEDEEEEEEEEEEDEEEEEEEEEEEEEEAAAAVALGEVLGPRSGSSSEGSERSTDRSQEGAPSTLLADDQKESRGRASMADGDLEPEEGSKTLVLVSPGDMKKSPVTAELAPDPDLGTLAALTPQHERPQPTGSQLDVSEPGTLSSVLKSEPKPPAPGAGLGAGTVTTGAGGVAVTSSPFTKVERTFVHIAEKTHLNVMSSGGQALRSEEFSAGGELGLELASDGGAVEEGARAPLENGLALSGLNGAEIDGSALSGAPRETPSEMATNSLPNGPALADGPAPVSPLEPSPEKVATISPRRHAMPGSRPRSRIPVLLSEEDTGSEPSGSLSAKERWNKRARPQQDLARLVMEKRQGRLLLRLASGASSSSSEEQRRASETLSGTGSEEDTPASEPAAALPRKAGRAAATRSRIPRPIGLRVPMPVAAQQPPSRSHGAAAASDTAITSSRLQLQTPPGSATAADLRPKQPSGRGLGPGRAQAGARPPAPRSSRLPASTSAARNASASPRSQSLSRRESPSPSHQARPGVPPPRGVPPARAQPDGTPSPGGSKKGPRGKLQAQRATTKGRAGGAEGRAGAR